DNA sequence from the Selenomonas timonae genome:
GATCTGATTGTTTCACATTTGAAGTAGGCTCGCCTTAGGTGAAAAGCTTCCCCCGTCGAAACGGGGGAAGTGGCGAGCGCAGCGAGCCGAAAGGGGCGCCTTGAACGATCAGCAGCAACATTTACATAAAGGGAAGATACTATGAGCGAGGTGATACTCAATGCAACAAAACAGCGTCATACACGTCGAGGATTTGACAATGGCATACCGCGAGACACCCGTGCTCTGGGACATCGACCTCGATGTTCCGGCGTATGTGCGCTGCGCGGTTGTGGGGCCGAACGGCGCTGGAAAGTCCACCCTCCTCAAGGGCATCCTCGGCCTCTTAAAGCCCGTCTCCGGCGCCGTGCGCCTCTGGGGGAAGCCCCTCGCTGCCGTACACAAGCAGATTGCCTACGTGCCGCAGCGCGGGTCTGTCCACTGGGACTTCCCGACTACGGTCTTCGATGTCGTGCTTATGGGACGCTATGCGCATCTCGGGCTGATTAAGCGCCCCGGCAAGGAGGATCGCGCGCTGGCGATGGATGCACTCGACAAGATGAAGATGGCGGACTTCGCTGACCGTCAGATCTCGGAGCTCTCAGGGGGACAGAAGCAGCGTGTCTTCATCGCGCGGGCACTCGCGCAGGACGCGCAGCTCTACATCATGGACGAGCCGCTTGCGGGCGTCGATGAGACGACGGAGCGGATCATCATGGACAAATTCATGGATCTGCAGCGCGAGAAGCGCACAGTCATCGCCGTCCATCACGATCTCAGCACGCTCGATGCGTATTTTGACTACCTCGTCGTACTGAACCGCACGGTGAAGGCGTCGGACTACCTCGCCAATCTGGACAAGGAGGCGGCGCTTGCGCTCGCCTATCGGCTGAAGGAGTGACGGCGATGGACATCCTGATGAACTACACCTTCCAGATCGTCGCGCTCGGCAGCGTCATCCTCGCCGTCACGGCGGGTCCCGTCGGCGCGTTCAGCGTCTACAAGGGGCAGAGCCTCATCGGCGACGCCATCGGACACTCGACCTTCCCCGGCATCATCCTCGCCTATATGGCATTCGCCACACGCAGCCCCGTCGTGCTCCTCATGGGCGCAATCGCAGCGGGTGCGGCAAGCTACGCCCTCATCCAGCTCGCGCACAGGGACAAGAGGCTCGGACTCGACGCAAATCTTGCAATCTTTCTCTCGGGCTTCTTTGGTCTTGGCATGGCGCTCAAGAGCTTCATCCAGGGCAACCCCGACTATGCGGGGGCATCACAGGCGGGTCTTGGCACCTACATCTTTGGACAGGCAGCGTATATGCTCGAGGTCGACGTCCTCCTCATCTCTGCCGTCTCTGCCGTCTGCCTCACGCTCCTCCTGCTCTTTTACAAGGAGCTGAAACTCTTCGTCTTTGACGCAGAGTACGCAGAGGTCGTCGGGCTGCCCTGCCGTCTGCTGCACATCCTGCTGCTCGTCATGACGATTGCCGTCATCGGTATCGGGATTAAAGCCGTGGGAGCAATCCTTATCAGCTCCTTCCTCATCATCCCGTGCGTCGCAGCAAATCAGTGGTCGAACAACTTTGCGCGCGTCCTCGTTCTGAGCAGCCTCATCGGTGCGGTCTCTGCGCTCGTCGGCACCTACATCAGCACGCTTGAGCAGGGCATGTCGACGGGGCCGTCCATCATCCTCGTCGCCTCCCTCATCGCTTTTTTCTCGATACTCTTCGGGACAAAGGGGATTCTCGGCAGGGTTTTGAAACGGAGGGCACGCAATGGATGACGCACTCCTCGTACTGCTCCTGACGGCTGCTGCATGCGCACCGCTCGGTGTCTTCCTGATCCTGCGCCGCCTCTCCATGATGGCGGACGCCATCAGTCACACGGTGCTGCTCGGCATCGTGCTCGCCTTCTTCCTCACGCATGACCTTGGCTCGCCGTGGCTGCTCTTCGGTGCGGCACTCATGGGCGTTATCACCGTCTCGCTCGTCGAGCTCCTCGGCAAGACGAACCTCGTCAAATATGACGATGCCATCGGCGTCATCTTCCCGCTGCTCTTCGCGCTTGCCGTCATCCTCATCAGCAAATATGCGGGCAACGCCCATCTCGACACGGACATGGTGCTCATGGGCGAGGTCATCTATGCGGGACTGAACACAGTGGAGATCGGCGGCGTGGAGGTCGCCGCCTCTTCGATTAAGATGGGCGGACTGCTCCTCGTCATCGCCGCATTTATCGCGGTGTTTTACAAGGAGCTGAAGGTCTCCACCTTTGACGGCGAGTATGCGCAGATCATCGGCATACCGACGGGCATCCTCTTCTACGCCTTCATGTCGCTCACCTCGCTCACGACGGTTGCGGCATTCGACGCAGTCGGTGCGATTCTCGTCATCTCGTTCTTTATCGCCCCCGGGGCGACTGCACTGCTCTTTACGAAGCATCTGTCTCACACGCTGCTCCTTGCCCTCCTCATCGCAGTTGTGAACGCTGTCATCGGCTACGCGTTCGCCGTGCATATGAACGCCTCGATCGCGGGGCTGTGCGCCGTCATGAATATGCTCGTCTATCTCGGCGCGCTCCTCACAGGGCCGAAGGGCGCAGTCACCTCCTACATCCGCCGCCTACAGAGCGTGCGGCAGATGCAGCGCGACCTCTTCCTCCTGCATATCGGCAGACATACCGCCGAGTGCAAGGAGAGCGCAGAGAATGACGCAGGCGAGATCGGCAACCATCTGAAATGGAATGAGAACAAGGTGCGCCGCGTCAGCCGCGAGCTGATCGACCGCCATCTGCTCGCACGCGAGGGCAGTTATTACCTGCTCACGGAGGCGGGCGCGGCGGCATACACAGCGCTCTGCAAGAGGTACTATATCTGAAATACGCGAAAAGACCGTTGGTCAGGCTGTCTGCCTATCCAACGGTCTTTTCCTGTAGAGTTATCGCATAAAGTAGGAGACGCCTGACTCGAAGATCATCTGGTTCATCTCGCCAGGCACGTTCTTGCCGATGTTCTCGCCGATGCGCTCTGCGTGCGCCATGCGCCCGTAGATGCGCCCGTCGGGGCTCGTGATGCCCTCGATGGCGTTCACAGAGCCGTTCGGATTGTACGGCTGGTCGAGCGTCGGCTCACCCTTCTCATTCACGTACTGGGTCGCAATCTGCCCGCGTATGCGCATATTCGCAACCGTCTTCGCGTCGGCGTAGAACCGCCCCTCGCCGTGCGACACGGCAATCGTATGCGTATCCCCGACGTTCACGCCCGAGAGCCACGGCGAGAGATTCGACGCAACGCGCACGCGCACGGTCTGCGAGACGTGACGTCCGATGTTGTTGTACGTTAGCGTCGGCGAGCTGTCGTCCAGATCGGTAATCTTGCCATACGGCAGCAGCCCGAGCTTCAGCAGCGCTTGGAAGCCGTTGCAGATGCCGAGGATGAGGCCGTCCTGATCGCCCAGGAGACGCTGCACCGCCTCGGCAAGCGCGGGTGCGCGGAACATCGCCGCAATGAATTTCCCCGTGCCGTCCGGCTCGTCCCCGCCGCTGAATCCACCCGGCAGCATGAGAATCTGTGACTTTTGAAGCGTTGCTGCCAGCGCCGTGACAGTCTCCTCCACCGCTCGGGGCGTCAGATTGCGCACAACGAAGATCTCCGGAATTGCCCCCACGCGCTCCCATGCGCGCGCGGAATCGTACTCGCAGTTCGTCCCTGGGAAGACGGGAATGCACACGCGCGGCCGCGCGATCTTCACGGAGCTGCCAACGATCTTCCCCTTCGTATAGGGCGCATACGTCGGACGGTCGATCTGCCGCACGATCTGCGGCACGGTCGTCGGGAAGATCTTCTCAAGAGGTTCCGTAAACGCATCCTTGACATCGGAGAGCACGATCGTGTCAAGATCCGTGATGATGCTCGGCACATCGCGCGTCTTGCCGATCTCAACGGCACCCGTGCCCGCGAGGTTCGCCGCAATGTCAAACGAGGGCGAGACCTCGAGCAGGATTGTCCCATAGAGCGGTTTGAAGAGATCGTCCTGTGGGATAAAGGACGTGAATTTGAAGCCCAAATTGTTGCCGAGACACATCTTCGAGATTGCTGCCGCAATGCCGCCGCGCCCGACGCTCATCGCAGAGAAGACTTTCTTCTCCGCCACAAGCTGATGGATCTTTGCAAAGTTCGTATTCAGCCGTGAGAATACTGGCAGATCCTGCGCATCATGCGGAACGGGAACCATGACAACGGTATTGCCCGGATACTTGAATTCCGGTGAGAGTGCCTCGTTCGCAGGCATGGTCGCTACAGCAAAGGCAACGAGTGTCGGCGGCACGTTCAGATTCTCGAACGTCCCCGACATGGAGTCCTTGCCGCCAATCGCGGGAATCCCCATTTCGTGCTGCGCGCGCAGTGCACCGAGGAGCGCGGCAAACGGCTTGCCCCACTTTTTCGGATCCGTGCCGAGCCGCTCGAAATACTCCTGCAAGGTCAGGCGCACGCGGTCTGCCCTGCCGCCCGTGGCAACAATCTTCGCCACCGCCTCGACAATAGCGTAGACCGCCCCATGGAACGGACTCCACGTGGAGAGGTCAGGATCGAAGCCAAACGCCATTGCAGACGCAGTATTCGTTGTCCCGTGGCGCACGGGGAGCTTTGCGACCATCGCCTCCGATGGCGTCAGCTGGAATTTCCCACCGAACGGCATGAGAACCGATGCAGCGCCAACGGTCGCATCGAACCGCTCCCCTAGCCCTTTCTGACTGCACACGTTGAGATCACGCAGATTCGCGAGCCACATATCCTCGAGCCCACGTCCGACCTGTTTTACCTGTGGAGGCACCTGCTGGAGATAGGGCGCCTTCTCATTCGGCGGATCGACCACGATGCGGACGTGCTGCCTCACGCCGTTTGTCGCGAGGAAACTACGTGCGATTCGTACGATCTCCTTGTCGCGCCACTTCATGACGAGGAGCGGCTCTGCGGTCACGACGGCGACCTCCGTTGCCTCGAGATTTTCCGCATCCGCATGACGCAGAAATGCGGAGACATCCTCGGGCGCAAGCACGACCGCCATGCGCTCCTGCGACTCGGAGATTGCAAGCTCCGTGCCGTCGAGCCCCTCGTATTTCTTCGGGACGGCATCGAGATTGATCGTCAGGCCGTCCGCAAGCTCTCCAATCGCAACGGCAACACCACCCGCACCAAAGTCATTGCAGCGCTTGATCATGCGGCTGACTTCGGAGCTGCGGAAGAGTCGCTGAATCTTGCGCTCCGTCGGCGGGTTGCCCTTCTGCACCTCGGCACCCGAAGTCGTAAGCGACGACTCCGTATGCTGCTTGGAGGAGCCAGTCGCACCGCCAATGCCATCACGCCCCGTGCGTCCGCCGAGAAGGACGATGATATCTCCCGGCACAGGGCACTCGCGCACGACCTGAGCCGCGGGAGCCGCGCCGATGACCGCGCCAATCTCCATGCGCTTTGCGAGGTAGCCCTTATGATAGATCTCGCGTACCTGCCCCGTCGCAAGCCCGATCTGGTTGCCGTAAGAGCTGTAACCCTCCGCCGCACCGAGCGTGATCTTCTTCTGGGGGAGCTTGCCCGCCAGC
Encoded proteins:
- a CDS encoding metal ABC transporter ATP-binding protein; the encoded protein is MQQNSVIHVEDLTMAYRETPVLWDIDLDVPAYVRCAVVGPNGAGKSTLLKGILGLLKPVSGAVRLWGKPLAAVHKQIAYVPQRGSVHWDFPTTVFDVVLMGRYAHLGLIKRPGKEDRALAMDALDKMKMADFADRQISELSGGQKQRVFIARALAQDAQLYIMDEPLAGVDETTERIIMDKFMDLQREKRTVIAVHHDLSTLDAYFDYLVVLNRTVKASDYLANLDKEAALALAYRLKE
- a CDS encoding metal ABC transporter permease, whose amino-acid sequence is MDILMNYTFQIVALGSVILAVTAGPVGAFSVYKGQSLIGDAIGHSTFPGIILAYMAFATRSPVVLLMGAIAAGAASYALIQLAHRDKRLGLDANLAIFLSGFFGLGMALKSFIQGNPDYAGASQAGLGTYIFGQAAYMLEVDVLLISAVSAVCLTLLLLFYKELKLFVFDAEYAEVVGLPCRLLHILLLVMTIAVIGIGIKAVGAILISSFLIIPCVAANQWSNNFARVLVLSSLIGAVSALVGTYISTLEQGMSTGPSIILVASLIAFFSILFGTKGILGRVLKRRARNG
- a CDS encoding metal ABC transporter permease, with amino-acid sequence MDDALLVLLLTAAACAPLGVFLILRRLSMMADAISHTVLLGIVLAFFLTHDLGSPWLLFGAALMGVITVSLVELLGKTNLVKYDDAIGVIFPLLFALAVILISKYAGNAHLDTDMVLMGEVIYAGLNTVEIGGVEVAASSIKMGGLLLVIAAFIAVFYKELKVSTFDGEYAQIIGIPTGILFYAFMSLTSLTTVAAFDAVGAILVISFFIAPGATALLFTKHLSHTLLLALLIAVVNAVIGYAFAVHMNASIAGLCAVMNMLVYLGALLTGPKGAVTSYIRRLQSVRQMQRDLFLLHIGRHTAECKESAENDAGEIGNHLKWNENKVRRVSRELIDRHLLAREGSYYLLTEAGAAAYTALCKRYYI
- a CDS encoding phosphoribosylformylglycinamidine synthase, whose product is MAVKRIFVEKRQGFFDIPAQRLCSDLVETFRLTDLRAVRIITRYDIEGLSDEEFRRVRNIVFADPPVDTVYEDVLPSFSDARIFAIEPLPGQFDPTAAAAAECVQLVTQGERPDVRTARVIVLIGKVDDHLFEQIKAYLINKVESREASLSTPATLESRIVLPMDVEVLTQFNQLSRSELERFHKEHGFAMSEEDLAFVQQYFRDTEHRAPTITELRVIDTYWSDHCRHTTFTTAIDAVNIENGFFSMPIFETYQTYMDDRKLLYRDGKQRDMTLMDIAVIGMKALRAEGKLDDLDESEEINACSIRVTVDVNGKDEEWLLMFKNETHNHPTEIEPFGGAATCLGGAIRDPLSGRSYVYQAMRVTGAYDPRAPIEDTLAGKLPQKKITLGAAEGYSSYGNQIGLATGQVREIYHKGYLAKRMEIGAVIGAAPAAQVVRECPVPGDIIVLLGGRTGRDGIGGATGSSKQHTESSLTTSGAEVQKGNPPTERKIQRLFRSSEVSRMIKRCNDFGAGGVAVAIGELADGLTINLDAVPKKYEGLDGTELAISESQERMAVVLAPEDVSAFLRHADAENLEATEVAVVTAEPLLVMKWRDKEIVRIARSFLATNGVRQHVRIVVDPPNEKAPYLQQVPPQVKQVGRGLEDMWLANLRDLNVCSQKGLGERFDATVGAASVLMPFGGKFQLTPSEAMVAKLPVRHGTTNTASAMAFGFDPDLSTWSPFHGAVYAIVEAVAKIVATGGRADRVRLTLQEYFERLGTDPKKWGKPFAALLGALRAQHEMGIPAIGGKDSMSGTFENLNVPPTLVAFAVATMPANEALSPEFKYPGNTVVMVPVPHDAQDLPVFSRLNTNFAKIHQLVAEKKVFSAMSVGRGGIAAAISKMCLGNNLGFKFTSFIPQDDLFKPLYGTILLEVSPSFDIAANLAGTGAVEIGKTRDVPSIITDLDTIVLSDVKDAFTEPLEKIFPTTVPQIVRQIDRPTYAPYTKGKIVGSSVKIARPRVCIPVFPGTNCEYDSARAWERVGAIPEIFVVRNLTPRAVEETVTALAATLQKSQILMLPGGFSGGDEPDGTGKFIAAMFRAPALAEAVQRLLGDQDGLILGICNGFQALLKLGLLPYGKITDLDDSSPTLTYNNIGRHVSQTVRVRVASNLSPWLSGVNVGDTHTIAVSHGEGRFYADAKTVANMRIRGQIATQYVNEKGEPTLDQPYNPNGSVNAIEGITSPDGRIYGRMAHAERIGENIGKNVPGEMNQMIFESGVSYFMR